The following are from one region of the Escherichia sp. E4742 genome:
- the chpB gene encoding endoribonuclease toxin ChpB, with translation MVKRSEFERGDIVLVGFDPASGHEQQGAGRPALVLSVQAFNQLGMTLVAPITQGGNFARYAGFSVPLHCEEGDVYGVVLVNQVRMMDLRARQAKRIGLAADEVVEEALLRLQAVVE, from the coding sequence ATGGTAAAGCGAAGCGAATTTGAACGGGGAGACATTGTGCTGGTCGGCTTTGATCCAGCAAGCGGCCATGAACAGCAAGGTGCTGGCCGACCTGCGCTTGTACTCTCCGTTCAAGCCTTTAATCAACTGGGAATGACGTTGGTGGCACCCATTACTCAGGGCGGAAATTTTGCCCGTTATGCCGGATTTAGCGTTCCGTTACATTGCGAAGAAGGCGATGTGTATGGCGTGGTATTGGTGAATCAGGTGCGAATGATGGATTTACGCGCCCGCCAGGCAAAGCGTATTGGTCTGGCTGCGGACGAGGTGGTGGAAGAAGCGTTATTACGTTTGCAGGCGGTGGTGGAATAA
- a CDS encoding DUF1107 domain-containing protein has protein sequence MKIFQRYNPLQVAKYVKILFRGRLYIKDVGAFEFDKGKILIPKVKDKLHLSVMSEVNRQVMRLQTEMA, from the coding sequence ATGAAAATTTTCCAACGGTACAACCCACTGCAAGTGGCGAAGTACGTGAAGATCCTGTTTCGTGGACGGTTATACATCAAGGATGTTGGCGCTTTTGAATTTGATAAGGGTAAAATTCTTATCCCAAAAGTGAAGGATAAACTGCATTTATCAGTGATGTCCGAAGTAAACCGTCAGGTTATGCGTCTGCAAACAGAGATGGCTTAA
- the tamB gene encoding autotransporter assembly complex protein TamB has protein sequence MSLWKKISLGAVIVILLLLGSVAFLVGTTSGLHLVFKAADRWVPGLDIGKVTGGWRDLTLSDVRYEQPGVAVKAGNLHLAVGLDCLWNSSVCVNDLALKDIQVNIDSKKMPPSEQVEEEEDSGPQDLSTPYPITLTRVALDNVNIKIDDTTVSVMDFTSGLNWQEKTLTLKPTSLKGLLIALPKVADVAQEEVVEPKIENPQPDEKPLGETLKDLFSRPVLPEMTDVHLPLNLNIEEFKGEQLRVTGDTDITVSTMLLKVSSIDGNTKLDALDIDSNQGIVNASGTAQLSNNWPVDITLNSTLNVEPLKGEKVKLKVGGALREQLEIGVNLSGPVDMDLRAQTRLAEAGLPLNVEVNSKQLYWPFTGEKQYQADDLKLKLTGKMTDYTLSMRTAVKGQEIPPATITLDAKGNEQQVNLDKLTVVALEGKTELKALLDWQQAISWRGELTFNGINTAKEFPDWPSKLNGLIKTRGSLYGGTWQMEVPELKLTGNVKQNKVNVEGTLKGNSYMQWMIPGLHLELGPNSAEVKGELGVKDLNLDATINAPGLDNALPGLGGTAKGLVKVRGTVEAPQLLADITARGLRWQELSVSQVRVEGDIKSTDQIAGKLDVRVEQISQPDVNINLVTLNAKGSEKQHELQLRIQGEPVSGQLNLAGSFDRKEERWKGTLSNTRFQTPVGPWSLTRDIALDYRNQEQKISIGPHCWLNPNAELCVPQTIDAGAEGRAVVNLNRFDLAMLKPFMPETTQASGIFTGKADVAWDTTKEGLPQGSITLSGRNVQVTQTVNDAALPVAFQTLNLSAELRNNRAELGWTIRLTNNGQFDGQVQVTDPQGRRNLGGNVNIRNFNLAMVNPIFTRGEKAAGMVSANLRLGGDVQSPQLFGQLQVTGVDIDGNFMPFDMQPSQLAVNFNGMRSTLAGTVRTQQGDIYLNGDADWSQIENWRARVTAKGSKVRITVPPMVRMDVSPDIVFEATPSLFTLDGRVDVPWARIVVHDLPESAVGVSSDVVMLNDNLQPEEQKTASIPINSNLIVHVGNNVRIDAFGLKARLTGDLNVVQDKQGLGLNGQINIPEGRFHAYGQDLIVRKGELLFSGPPDQPYLNIEAIRNPDATEDDVIAGVRVTGLADEPKAEIFSDPAMSQQAALSYLLRGQGLESDQSDSAAMTSMLIGLGVAQSGQIVGKIGETFGVSNLALDTEGVGDSSQVVVSGYVLPGLQVKYGVGIFDSIATLTLRYRLMPKLYLEAVSGVDQALDLLYQFEF, from the coding sequence ATGAGTTTATGGAAAAAAATCAGCCTCGGCGCGGTTATCGTCATCTTACTACTGCTGGGCTCGGTGGCATTTCTGGTCGGCACCACCAGCGGCCTGCATCTGGTATTTAAAGCGGCGGACCGCTGGGTGCCAGGGCTGGACATTGGCAAGGTCACTGGCGGCTGGCGCGACCTTACCCTGTCTGACGTTCGTTATGAGCAGCCAGGCGTGGCGGTAAAAGCGGGCAATCTGCATCTGGCCGTTGGGCTGGATTGTCTGTGGAACAGCAGCGTTTGTGTTAACGATCTGGCGCTGAAAGATATTCAGGTCAACATCGACAGCAAAAAAATGCCTCCTTCTGAGCAGGTTGAAGAAGAGGAAGATAGCGGGCCGCAGGATCTCTCCACGCCGTATCCCATCACCCTGACGCGCGTGGCGCTGGACAACGTCAACATCAAAATTGATGACACCACGGTGTCGGTGATGGACTTCACCTCCGGCCTGAACTGGCAGGAGAAAACCCTGACCCTAAAACCGACGTCGCTGAAAGGCCTGTTGATTGCTTTGCCGAAAGTGGCGGACGTGGCGCAGGAAGAAGTGGTCGAACCGAAAATTGAAAATCCGCAGCCTGATGAAAAACCGCTCGGCGAAACGCTGAAAGATCTCTTTTCTCGCCCGGTATTGCCGGAAATGACCGACGTGCATTTGCCGCTCAACCTGAACATTGAAGAGTTTAAAGGCGAGCAACTGCGCGTGACAGGCGACACGGATATCACCGTGAGCACCATGCTGCTGAAAGTGAGCAGCATCGACGGCAATACCAAACTGGATGCGCTGGATATTGACTCTAACCAGGGGATTGTCAATGCCAGCGGTACGGCACAACTGTCTAACAACTGGCCGGTGGATATCACCCTCAACAGCACTTTGAATGTGGAGCCGTTGAAAGGTGAAAAGGTGAAGCTGAAAGTGGGCGGCGCGCTGCGCGAACAACTGGAGATAGGCGTTAACCTTTCCGGTCCGGTGGATATGGATTTGCGCGCTCAGACGCGGCTGGCGGAAGCCGGACTGCCGCTCAACGTGGAAGTGAACAGCAAACAACTTTACTGGCCGTTCACTGGTGAGAAGCAATATCAGGCGGATGACCTGAAACTGAAACTCACCGGCAAAATGACCGATTACACGCTGTCTATGCGTACGGCGGTGAAAGGGCAGGAGATCCCGCCAGCGACCATTACCCTTGATGCGAAAGGCAATGAACAGCAGGTCAATCTCGATAAACTCACCGTTGTGGCGCTGGAAGGAAAAACCGAGCTGAAGGCGCTGCTCGACTGGCAGCAGGCCATTAGTTGGCGCGGCGAATTGACGTTCAACGGCATTAATACGGCGAAAGAGTTCCCTGACTGGCCATCGAAACTCAATGGTTTGATCAAAACGCGCGGTAGCCTGTACGGTGGCACATGGCAGATGGAAGTGCCGGAGTTGAAGCTGACCGGCAACGTCAAACAGAACAAAGTGAACGTTGAGGGAACGCTGAAAGGCAACAGTTATATGCAGTGGATGATCCCTGGTCTGCATCTGGAACTGGGGCCAAACAGTGCCGAAGTGAAAGGCGAGCTTGGGGTGAAAGATCTCAATCTTGACGCCACGATCAACGCGCCTGGTCTGGATAACGCGCTACCAGGACTTGGCGGTACAGCGAAAGGGCTGGTGAAAGTTCGCGGTACGGTGGAAGCGCCGCAGTTGCTGGCGGATATCACCGCGCGCGGCTTGCGCTGGCAGGAACTTTCTGTGTCGCAGGTTCGCGTGGAAGGCGACATCAAATCCACCGATCAGATTGCGGGTAAACTCGACGTGCGCGTTGAGCAAATCTCGCAACCGGATGTGAATATCAACCTTGTCACTCTGAATGCGAAAGGCAGCGAAAAGCAGCACGAGTTACAGTTGCGGATTCAGGGCGAACCGGTTTCCGGGCAGCTTAATCTGGCAGGTAGCTTTGATCGCAAAGAAGAACGCTGGAAGGGAACACTTAGCAATACGCGCTTCCAGACGCCGGTCGGACCGTGGTCGCTGACGCGTGATATCGCGCTGGACTACCGCAATCAGGAGCAAAAAATCAGCATTGGGCCACACTGCTGGCTTAACCCGAATGCGGAACTGTGCGTGCCGCAAACCATTGATGCCGGGGCTGAAGGGCGTGCGGTTGTGAATCTCAACCGCTTCGACCTGGCAATGCTGAAACCGTTTATGCCAGAAACCACTCAGGCAAGCGGTATCTTCACGGGTAAAGCGGACGTTGCCTGGGACACCACCAAAGAGGGGCTGCCGCAGGGTAGTATTACCCTTTCGGGGCGTAACGTGCAGGTGACGCAAACCGTCAACGATGCGGCGCTACCGGTGGCGTTTCAGACGCTGAACCTATCGGCAGAGCTGCGGAATAATCGCGCTGAGCTGGGCTGGACCATCCGTCTGACCAATAACGGCCAGTTTGATGGTCAGGTGCAGGTGACCGATCCACAAGGCCGCCGGAATCTTGGCGGCAACGTCAATATCCGCAATTTTAACCTCGCAATGGTGAACCCCATCTTTACGCGTGGTGAAAAAGCCGCGGGTATGGTGAGTGCTAATTTACGTCTGGGCGGTGATGTGCAAAGCCCGCAGCTGTTTGGTCAGCTACAGGTCACGGGTGTGGATATCGATGGCAACTTTATGCCGTTTGATATGCAGCCGAGCCAGCTTGCGGTCAACTTTAACGGTATGCGCTCGACGCTTGCGGGCACCGTGCGAACCCAGCAGGGGGACATTTACCTGAACGGCGATGCTGACTGGAGTCAGATTGAAAACTGGCGTGCGCGGGTGACGGCAAAAGGCAGTAAAGTACGGATCACCGTACCGCCGATGGTGCGTATGGATGTGTCGCCTGACATCGTATTCGAAGCCACACCAAGTCTGTTTACACTTGATGGTCGCGTTGACGTACCGTGGGCGCGTATTGTGGTGCACGATCTGCCAGAAAGTGCGGTGGGCGTTTCCAGCGATGTCGTGATGCTCAACGATAATCTGCAACCGGAAGAGCAGAAAACTGCGTCGATTCCGATTAACAGCAACCTGATTGTCCACGTTGGCAACAACGTTCGCATTGATGCCTTTGGCCTGAAAGCGCGGTTGACGGGCGATCTCAATGTCGTACAGGACAAACAGGGGCTGGGGCTGAACGGACAGATCAACATTCCGGAAGGTCGCTTCCATGCCTATGGCCAGGATCTGATCGTTCGCAAAGGCGAGTTGCTGTTCTCTGGTCCTCCGGATCAACCGTATCTTAATATCGAAGCCATTCGTAACCCGGATGCTACAGAAGACGACGTAATCGCCGGTGTTCGTGTCACCGGGCTGGCGGATGAGCCGAAAGCGGAGATCTTCTCTGACCCGGCGATGTCGCAACAGGCTGCGTTGTCTTACTTGTTGCGTGGACAAGGGCTGGAGAGCGATCAGAGTGACAGCGCGGCGATGACCTCGATGCTGATTGGTCTGGGGGTTGCGCAAAGTGGTCAGATTGTGGGTAAAATCGGCGAGACATTTGGCGTAAGTAATTTAGCGCTCGACACCGAGGGAGTAGGCGACTCCTCCCAGGTGGTGGTCAGCGGCTATGTATTACCAGGTCTACAAGTGAAATACGGCGTGGGGATATTTGACTCTATAGCAACACTCACGTTACGTTATCGCCTGATGCCAAAGCTATATCTGGAAGCCGTGTCTGGTGTAGATCAGGCACTGGATTTGCTCTATCAGTTCGAGTTTTAG
- a CDS encoding AbrB/MazE/SpoVT family DNA-binding domain-containing protein has product MRITIKRWGNSAGMIIPNIVMKELNLQPGQSVEAQVSNNQLILTPVLKRYSLEELLAQCDMNAPELSEQDVWGKSTPTGDEIW; this is encoded by the coding sequence ATGCGTATTACCATAAAAAGATGGGGGAACAGTGCAGGTATGATCATTCCCAATATCGTAATGAAAGAACTTAACTTACAGCCGGGGCAGAGCGTGGAGGCGCAGGTGAGCAACAACCAACTGATTTTGACCCCCGTCTTGAAGCGCTACTCGCTTGAAGAACTGCTGGCGCAATGCGACATGAACGCACCGGAGCTTAGCGAGCAGGATGTCTGGGGTAAATCCACCCCTACGGGTGACGAAATATGGTAA
- a CDS encoding YtfJ family protein, with product MTLRKILALTCLLLPMMASAHQFETGQRVPPIGITDRGELVLDKDQFSYKTWNSAQLAGKVRVLQHIAGRTSAKEKNATLIEAIKSAKLPHDRYQTTTIVNTDDAIPGSGMFVRSSLESNKKLYPWSQFIVDSNGVARGAWQLDEESSAIAVLDKDGRVQWAKDGALTQEEVQQVMDLLHKLLNK from the coding sequence ATGACTCTACGCAAGATTCTGGCCCTCACCTGCCTGCTGCTGCCGATGATGGCCTCCGCACATCAGTTCGAAACCGGCCAGCGAGTACCGCCGATTGGCATTACCGATCGTGGCGAGTTGGTGCTTGATAAAGATCAGTTTAGCTACAAAACCTGGAACAGCGCGCAGTTAGCGGGAAAAGTGCGAGTGCTACAACATATTGCTGGTCGTACGTCAGCCAAAGAGAAAAACGCGACGCTAATAGAAGCGATTAAATCGGCGAAGTTGCCGCACGATCGCTACCAGACCACCACCATTGTCAACACAGATGACGCAATTCCGGGTTCCGGCATGTTTGTGCGCAGCAGTCTGGAAAGTAATAAAAAGCTTTATCCATGGTCGCAGTTTATTGTCGATAGCAACGGTGTCGCGCGCGGCGCCTGGCAGTTGGATGAAGAGAGTTCTGCCATTGCCGTGCTCGATAAAGACGGCCGTGTGCAATGGGCGAAGGACGGAGCGCTCACCCAGGAAGAGGTGCAGCAAGTGATGGACTTGCTGCATAAGTTGCTCAATAAATAG
- the ppa gene encoding inorganic diphosphatase, which translates to MSLLNVPAGKDLPEDIYVVIEIPANADPIKYEIDKESGALFVDRFMSTAMFYPCNYGYINHTLSLDGDPVDVLVPTPYPLQPGSVIRCRPVGVLKMTDEAGEDAKLVAVPHTKLSKEYDHIKDVNDLPELLKAQIAHFFEHYKDLEKGKWVKVEGWENAEAAKAEIVASFERAKNK; encoded by the coding sequence ATGAGCTTACTCAACGTCCCTGCGGGTAAAGATCTGCCGGAAGACATCTACGTTGTTATCGAAATCCCGGCTAACGCTGATCCGATCAAATACGAAATCGACAAAGAGAGCGGCGCACTGTTCGTTGACCGCTTCATGTCCACCGCGATGTTCTATCCGTGCAACTACGGCTATATCAACCACACTCTGTCTCTGGACGGTGACCCGGTTGACGTTCTGGTCCCGACTCCGTACCCGCTGCAGCCGGGTTCTGTGATCCGTTGCCGTCCGGTTGGCGTTCTGAAAATGACCGACGAAGCTGGTGAAGATGCGAAACTGGTTGCTGTTCCGCACACCAAACTGAGCAAAGAATACGATCACATCAAAGACGTTAACGATCTGCCGGAGCTGCTGAAAGCTCAGATCGCTCACTTCTTCGAGCACTACAAAGACCTCGAAAAAGGCAAGTGGGTGAAAGTTGAAGGTTGGGAAAACGCTGAAGCCGCTAAAGCTGAAATCGTTGCTTCCTTCGAGCGCGCAAAGAATAAATAA
- the msrA gene encoding peptide-methionine (S)-S-oxide reductase MsrA, translating to MSLFDKKHLVSPTDALPGRNTPMPVATLHAVNGHSMTNVPDGMEIAIFAMGCFWGVERLFWQLPGVYSTAAGYTGGYTPNPTYREVCSGETGHAEAVRVVYDPSVISYEQLLQVFWENHDPAQGMRQGNDHGTQYRSAIYPLTPEQDAAARASLERFQAAMLTADDDRQITTEIANATPFYYAEDDHQQYLHKNPYGYCGIGGIGVCLPPEV from the coding sequence ATGAGTTTATTTGATAAAAAGCATCTGGTTTCCCCCACCGATGCCCTTCCTGGACGGAATACCCCGATGCCCGTAGCTACGCTGCATGCGGTCAACGGTCACTCAATGACAAATGTGCCTGACGGAATGGAGATCGCCATTTTTGCGATGGGCTGTTTCTGGGGCGTTGAACGCCTTTTCTGGCAACTTCCCGGTGTTTACAGTACTGCCGCAGGCTACACTGGCGGTTACACGCCAAACCCGACTTATCGGGAAGTGTGTTCCGGTGAGACCGGCCACGCCGAAGCGGTGCGAGTGGTTTACGATCCGTCGGTAATCAGCTATGAACAACTGTTGCAGGTTTTCTGGGAAAACCACGATCCTGCACAAGGGATGCGTCAAGGTAATGATCACGGCACACAGTACCGTTCCGCGATTTACCCGCTGACGCCAGAACAGGATGCCGCCGCCCGCGCTAGTCTGGAACGTTTTCAGGCCGCAATGCTCACCGCCGATGACGATCGCCAGATAACCACCGAGATTGCTAACGCCACACCGTTCTATTATGCCGAAGATGACCACCAACAGTATCTACATAAAAACCCTTATGGCTATTGCGGAATTGGCGGAATAGGCGTTTGTCTGCCGCCTGAAGTGTAG
- the tamA gene encoding autotransporter assembly complex protein TamA, translating into MRYIRQLCCVSLLCFNGSAIAANVRLQVEGLSGQLEKNVRAQLSTIQSDEVTPDRRFRARVDDAIREGLKALGYYQPTIEFDLQPPPKKGRQVLVAKVTPGVPVLIGGTDVVLRGGARTDKDYLKLLDTRPAIGTVLNQGDYENFKKSLTSIALRKGYFDSEFTKAQLGIALGLHKAYWDIDYNSGERYRFGHVTFEGSQIRDEYLQNLVPFKEGDEYESKDLAELNRRLSATGWFNSVVVAPQFDKARETKVLPLTGVVSPRTENTIETGVGYSTDVGPRVKATWKKPWMNSYGHSLTTSTSISAPEQTLDFSYKMPLLKNPLEQYYLVQGGFKRTDLNDTESDSTTLVASRYWDLSSGWQRAINLRWSLDHFTQGEITNTTMLFYPGVMISRTRSRGGLMPTWGDSQRYSIDYSNTAWGSDVDFSVFQAQNVWIRTLYDRHRFVTRGTLGWIETGDFDKVPPDLRFFAGGDRSIRGYKYKSIAPKYANGDLKGASKLITGSLEYQYNVTGKWWGAVFVDSGEAVSDIRRSDFKTGTGVGVRWESPVGPIKLDFAVPVADKDEHGLQFYIGLGPEL; encoded by the coding sequence GTGCGCTATATCCGACAGTTATGCTGTGTAAGCTTACTCTGCTTTAATGGTTCTGCCATCGCCGCGAATGTCCGTCTACAGGTGGAAGGGTTATCGGGACAGCTGGAAAAAAACGTTCGTGCACAGCTTTCTACGATTCAAAGTGATGAAGTGACGCCAGACCGACGCTTTCGCGCACGTGTTGATGATGCCATTCGGGAAGGTCTAAAAGCACTGGGCTATTACCAGCCAACAATTGAATTTGATCTCCAGCCACCGCCAAAGAAAGGACGGCAGGTGCTGGTTGCTAAAGTTACACCGGGTGTACCTGTGTTGATTGGCGGCACCGATGTAGTCTTGCGCGGCGGTGCGCGAACCGATAAAGACTATTTGAAGTTACTGGATACTCGCCCGGCTATAGGTACGGTGCTAAACCAGGGCGATTATGAAAATTTCAAAAAGTCCTTAACCAGTATTGCGCTGCGTAAAGGCTATTTCGATAGCGAATTTACCAAAGCTCAGTTAGGCATAGCGCTTGGCCTGCATAAAGCTTACTGGGATATTGATTACAACAGTGGCGAACGTTACCGCTTTGGGCATGTCACTTTTGAAGGTTCGCAAATTCGCGACGAGTACCTGCAAAACCTGGTACCGTTCAAAGAAGGCGATGAATACGAGTCAAAAGATCTGGCGGAACTGAACCGTCGCCTTTCCGCGACTGGCTGGTTTAATTCGGTGGTAGTGGCACCACAATTTGATAAAGCGCGCGAAACGAAAGTATTACCGTTGACGGGCGTCGTTTCGCCGCGCACGGAAAACACCATCGAAACCGGGGTCGGTTACTCTACGGACGTGGGACCGCGCGTGAAAGCGACGTGGAAAAAGCCGTGGATGAACTCATACGGTCACAGTCTGACAACCAGTACCAGTATTTCTGCGCCGGAACAGACCCTCGACTTCAGCTATAAAATGCCGCTGCTGAAGAATCCGTTGGAACAATATTATTTGGTGCAGGGCGGTTTTAAGCGTACTGACCTGAATGACACCGAATCGGATTCCACTACTCTGGTCGCTTCCCGGTACTGGGATCTTTCCAGTGGCTGGCAGCGCGCCATTAACCTACGCTGGAGTCTCGACCACTTTACTCAGGGTGAAATTACTAACACCACAATGCTGTTTTATCCAGGTGTGATGATTAGCCGGACGCGATCACGCGGCGGCCTGATGCCGACCTGGGGCGACTCGCAACGCTACTCTATCGACTATTCCAACACAGCCTGGGGATCGGATGTCGATTTCTCCGTTTTCCAGGCACAGAACGTCTGGATCCGCACACTGTACGATCGCCATCGCTTTGTTACGCGCGGCACGTTGGGCTGGATTGAAACCGGTGACTTCGACAAAGTACCGCCGGATCTGCGTTTCTTTGCCGGGGGCGACCGTAGCATTCGTGGCTATAAATACAAATCTATCGCCCCGAAATACGCCAATGGTGACCTGAAAGGGGCATCAAAACTGATAACCGGATCGCTGGAGTACCAGTACAACGTGACCGGAAAATGGTGGGGCGCGGTGTTTGTCGATAGCGGTGAAGCGGTGAGTGATATCCGCCGCAGCGACTTTAAAACCGGTACCGGGGTTGGCGTGCGCTGGGAATCGCCGGTCGGGCCGATCAAGCTCGATTTCGCCGTACCGGTCGCGGATAAAGACGAGCACGGGTTACAGTTTTACATCGGTCTGGGGCCAGAATTATGA
- a CDS encoding hemolysin family protein, translating into MLNSILVILCLIAVSAFFSMSEISLAASRKIKLKLLADEGNINAQRVMNMQENPGMFFTVVQIGLNAVAILGGIVGDAAFSPAFNSLFSRYMSAELSEQLSFILSFSLVTGMFILFADLTPKRIGMIAPEAVALRIINPMRFCLYVCTPLVWFFNGLANMIFRIFKLPMVRKDDITSDDIYAVVEAGALAGVLRKQEHELIENVFELESRTVPSSMTPRENVIWFDLHEDEQSLKNKVAEHPHSKFLVCTEDIDHIIGYVDSKDLLNRVLANQSLALNSGVQIRNTLIVPDTLTLSEALESFKTAGEDFAVIMNEYALVVGIITLNDVMTTLMGDLVGQGLEEQIVARDENSWLIDGGTPIDDVMRVLDIDEFPQSGNYETIGGFMMFMLRKIPKRTDSVKFAGYKFEVVDIDNYRIDQLLVTRIDSKATVLSPKLTDAKDKDKDKEENVA; encoded by the coding sequence ATGTTAAACAGTATTTTAGTCATACTCTGCTTGATCGCTGTAAGTGCGTTCTTCTCGATGTCCGAGATCTCGCTTGCCGCCTCACGCAAAATCAAACTTAAACTGCTGGCTGATGAAGGCAATATAAATGCCCAACGCGTTATGAATATGCAGGAAAATCCCGGCATGTTCTTTACCGTGGTACAAATCGGTCTGAACGCAGTGGCGATTCTCGGCGGTATCGTCGGTGATGCGGCGTTTTCCCCGGCTTTTAACAGCCTGTTCTCCCGCTATATGTCGGCAGAGCTCTCTGAGCAACTGAGCTTTATTCTCTCTTTCTCGTTAGTGACTGGCATGTTTATCCTGTTTGCGGATTTAACCCCGAAACGCATCGGTATGATTGCGCCAGAAGCTGTGGCTTTGCGTATCATCAACCCGATGCGCTTCTGCCTGTACGTCTGCACCCCGTTGGTGTGGTTCTTCAACGGCCTGGCGAACATGATCTTCCGTATCTTTAAACTGCCGATGGTGCGCAAGGATGACATCACTTCCGATGATATTTACGCGGTAGTAGAAGCGGGAGCGCTGGCGGGGGTATTACGTAAACAAGAGCATGAACTGATTGAAAACGTGTTCGAGCTTGAATCCCGTACTGTCCCGTCGTCTATGACTCCGCGTGAGAACGTCATCTGGTTCGATCTCCACGAAGACGAGCAAAGTCTGAAGAATAAAGTGGCGGAACATCCGCACTCAAAATTCCTCGTCTGTACTGAAGATATCGACCACATCATCGGCTATGTGGATTCGAAAGATCTGCTTAACCGCGTGCTGGCCAATCAAAGCCTGGCGCTGAACAGTGGCGTACAAATTCGCAACACGCTGATCGTGCCAGACACGCTGACCCTTTCTGAGGCGCTGGAAAGTTTTAAAACTGCGGGCGAAGACTTTGCAGTAATCATGAATGAATACGCGCTGGTTGTGGGGATTATCACCCTCAACGACGTGATGACCACACTGATGGGCGATCTGGTTGGTCAGGGTCTGGAAGAGCAGATTGTGGCGCGTGATGAGAACTCATGGCTAATCGATGGCGGAACACCGATTGATGACGTGATGCGTGTACTGGATATTGACGAGTTCCCGCAGTCAGGCAATTACGAAACCATTGGCGGCTTTATGATGTTTATGCTGCGTAAGATCCCCAAACGCACTGATTCGGTGAAATTCGCCGGCTACAAATTTGAAGTAGTGGATATCGATAACTACCGCATCGACCAGCTGCTGGTAACGCGGATCGACAGCAAAGCCACCGTCCTTTCGCCAAAACTGACTGACGCTAAAGATAAAGACAAAGATAAAGAAGAAAACGTCGCATAA
- a CDS encoding gamma-glutamylcyclotransferase family protein: MRIFVYGSLRHKQGNSHWMTNAQLLGDFSIDNYQLYSLGHYPGAVPGNGTVHGEVYRIDNATLAELDALRTRGGEYARQLIQTPYGSAWMYVYQRPVDGLTLIESGDWLDRDQS; encoded by the coding sequence ATGCGAATATTTGTCTACGGCAGTTTACGTCACAAACAAGGCAACAGCCACTGGATGACCAATGCCCAGTTGCTGGGCGATTTCAGTATCGATAACTATCAACTGTATAGCCTGGGCCACTATCCAGGCGCAGTTCCGGGTAACGGAACGGTACACGGTGAAGTTTATCGTATTGACAACGCCACGCTGGCCGAACTTGATGCCTTGCGCACCAGGGGCGGTGAATACGCGCGCCAGTTGATTCAGACGCCGTACGGGAGTGCATGGATGTACGTTTATCAACGACCCGTCGATGGATTAACGCTGATTGAAAGCGGCGACTGGTTAGACAGGGATCAGTCATAA